From a single Halobellus ruber genomic region:
- a CDS encoding outer membrane protein assembly factor BamB family protein, with the protein MKPTTLAAVVAVALLLGGVVAFGLAGGSGGGAPLAATWTSDTGTGIAANHHAVAVAGGRVYAPISGTGGTGECALVALDAGNGTPIWDYEIPAANCTIHSVADPTVSDVDGDGAAEVLAATTEREVTTFDAGSGAVTSRYRLSDYGYTKPVVADLSAAPGSETVAVDVTGTVFVFGADGTVLWRAALDEYVWAQPVVDDFDADGDPELLVAGREGDATLFAGDGSVEWNRTVAAGDSITWGTHGQADGDGPLEAVLATVDGDVVAVNGASGRVEWRRNIGAFGAVHAFDDGDDDGDPEVYATSRDGTLRALDAASGDTEWETEIVTERVQMMPPPNLGDLDGDGDPELLAAGNDGSVTLVDPSNGAVLSTDGRDVPIFTHATLADVDGDGAHEALVMYADGRVVRLDAPLSDGATGG; encoded by the coding sequence GTGAAGCCGACGACGCTCGCCGCGGTCGTTGCGGTCGCCCTCCTCCTCGGAGGCGTCGTCGCGTTCGGTCTCGCCGGCGGCTCCGGGGGCGGCGCGCCGCTCGCGGCGACGTGGACGAGCGACACCGGGACCGGGATCGCCGCGAACCACCACGCCGTCGCGGTCGCCGGCGGTCGCGTCTACGCCCCGATCAGCGGGACGGGCGGGACCGGCGAGTGCGCCCTCGTCGCGCTGGATGCCGGGAACGGCACTCCGATCTGGGACTACGAGATCCCGGCGGCGAACTGCACCATCCACTCGGTCGCCGACCCGACCGTTTCCGATGTCGACGGCGACGGGGCCGCCGAGGTGCTCGCGGCGACGACCGAACGGGAGGTGACGACGTTCGACGCCGGCTCCGGCGCTGTCACGTCGCGTTACCGGCTCTCCGATTACGGCTACACCAAGCCAGTGGTGGCCGACCTGTCGGCGGCGCCCGGTTCCGAGACGGTGGCGGTCGACGTCACCGGGACCGTGTTCGTGTTCGGTGCCGACGGGACGGTGCTTTGGCGTGCCGCGCTCGACGAGTACGTGTGGGCACAGCCCGTCGTCGATGACTTCGACGCCGACGGCGACCCCGAACTCCTCGTTGCCGGTCGCGAGGGTGACGCCACGCTCTTCGCCGGCGACGGCTCCGTCGAGTGGAATCGGACGGTCGCAGCGGGCGACTCGATCACGTGGGGGACACACGGCCAAGCCGACGGCGACGGACCCCTCGAAGCCGTCCTCGCGACGGTCGACGGCGACGTCGTCGCGGTCAACGGGGCGTCCGGGCGGGTCGAGTGGCGGCGGAACATCGGCGCCTTCGGCGCGGTCCACGCGTTCGACGACGGCGACGACGACGGGGATCCGGAGGTGTACGCGACGAGCCGGGACGGAACCCTCCGGGCGCTCGACGCCGCGTCCGGGGACACCGAGTGGGAGACCGAGATCGTCACCGAGCGCGTCCAGATGATGCCGCCGCCGAACCTGGGTGACCTCGACGGCGACGGGGATCCGGAGCTCCTCGCGGCCGGCAACGACGGGAGCGTCACCCTGGTCGACCCCTCGAACGGTGCGGTCCTGTCGACCGACGGCCGTGACGTCCCGATCTTCACCCACGCCACGCTCGCGGACGTCGACGGCGACGGCGCACACGAGGCGCTCGTGATGTACGCCGACGGGCGGGTCGTCAGGCTGGACGCTCCTCTCTCCGATGGCGCCACGGGGGGGTAA
- a CDS encoding NAD(P)/FAD-dependent oxidoreductase, whose product MERFDVAVVGGGPAGSSAAHGAASAGASAVVLEKGVPRADRPDRLGPDSTDAAGILDYWVDIMDIHPDEMPDDVVLGELDRAEFIGPNESLTMRSTGISSSYDHFGFCMQRARFDDFLRDRAVEVGATYRTGASVRNVETDLDRSEGPRHRLELASGEQVGAEVLILADGPQRQVTSGVLDEYLPFDVTDRLSTRETNHIAYQEHRRLPDPVFEEVAGAIKFWWGHMPGHTAYPWIFPNDDNVARIGLTMPIGLSLDDVSDRDAYPLLNPDDDRVPQGSEYIRRLLEQEYGDEYDVESDFPVVEDRGKSDGTETYAISSTRPIDSPTAAGIAVVGGAMGSTSAFHEGGDHTAVRTGAIAGELAATGDLTAYNDRWKAAVGDEVLRNVAMADVVRDYHPDDWDWAFATARKLLDSGGGYSILKAKNIRAGFGAARLVASYKRAKFAARNGRYVQIPETDYVV is encoded by the coding sequence ATGGAGCGATTCGACGTTGCTGTCGTCGGCGGCGGCCCCGCGGGGTCGTCGGCCGCACACGGCGCCGCCTCGGCCGGCGCGTCGGCGGTCGTCCTGGAGAAGGGGGTGCCGCGGGCGGACCGGCCGGACCGACTGGGGCCGGACTCCACGGACGCGGCGGGGATCCTCGACTACTGGGTCGACATTATGGACATTCACCCCGACGAGATGCCCGACGACGTCGTGCTCGGTGAACTCGACCGCGCGGAGTTCATCGGACCGAACGAGTCGCTCACGATGCGGTCGACCGGCATCAGTTCCTCGTACGATCACTTCGGGTTCTGTATGCAGCGGGCGCGGTTCGACGACTTCCTCCGGGACCGCGCCGTCGAGGTCGGGGCGACGTACCGCACCGGCGCGTCGGTCCGCAACGTCGAGACGGATCTCGATCGGTCGGAGGGCCCCCGACACCGCCTCGAACTCGCAAGCGGCGAGCAGGTCGGCGCCGAGGTTCTGATCCTCGCCGACGGGCCACAGCGGCAGGTCACCTCCGGGGTGTTGGACGAGTATCTCCCCTTCGACGTCACCGATCGGCTCTCGACCCGCGAGACCAACCACATCGCCTACCAGGAGCACCGCCGCCTCCCCGACCCGGTCTTCGAGGAGGTCGCCGGTGCGATCAAGTTCTGGTGGGGGCATATGCCGGGTCACACCGCCTACCCCTGGATCTTCCCGAACGACGACAACGTCGCCCGCATCGGCCTCACGATGCCGATCGGCCTGAGTCTCGACGACGTTTCGGACCGGGACGCCTACCCGCTTTTGAATCCGGACGACGACCGGGTGCCCCAGGGCAGCGAGTACATCCGCCGCCTGCTCGAGCAGGAGTACGGCGACGAGTACGACGTCGAATCGGACTTCCCGGTCGTGGAGGACCGCGGGAAGTCCGACGGAACCGAGACCTACGCCATCTCCTCGACCCGCCCGATCGACTCGCCGACTGCGGCGGGGATCGCGGTCGTCGGCGGCGCGATGGGGTCGACCTCGGCGTTCCACGAGGGCGGCGACCACACCGCAGTCAGGACGGGTGCGATCGCGGGGGAACTCGCCGCCACGGGCGACCTCACAGCGTACAACGACCGCTGGAAGGCCGCGGTCGGCGACGAGGTGCTCCGGAACGTCGCAATGGCGGATGTCGTCCGTGACTACCACCCCGACGACTGGGATTGGGCGTTCGCGACGGCCCGGAAACTCCTCGACAGCGGCGGCGGGTACAGCATCCTGAAGGCGAAGAACATCCGCGCGGGGTTCGGCGCGGCGCGACTGGTCGCGAGCTACAAGCGCGCGAAGTTCGCCGCCAGAAACGGCCGCTACGTCCAGATTCCCGAGACCGACTACGTGGTGTAG
- the priS gene encoding DNA primase small subunit PriS, protein MEARTRAYLEGRFGDYYRRNGVSLPPAADRREWGHIPWSAGSTTMVRHQSLLDLGDLDDFLHRTAPRHVYFSSARFADPGAGEMDEKGWQSADLVFDLDADHLPGVDPAETAYAGMLAACKDELRNLLSFLDDDFGFEETQVVFSGGRGYHVHVRDPEIRDLDSEARREIVDYVRAIDLDREGLIGTESVQGTTRRVLRRRGGWGARVHARLVDLAETLRETEEAAALERLQELDGIGEGRAETILGQLQHNFDAIRAGNVEAGGPGTRILVDALAEETVAEETAPIDEPVTTDTKRLIRLPGSLHGGSGLVVTPLSRSEIDGFRPLEDAVPDRFRGRDIRITVTDPGEVTFDGDTFSIQEGEQPIEECLGVFLMTRGRAEKRTE, encoded by the coding sequence ATGGAGGCCCGCACGCGAGCCTATTTGGAGGGGCGGTTCGGCGACTACTACCGCCGCAACGGCGTCTCCCTCCCGCCCGCGGCCGACCGCCGCGAGTGGGGCCACATCCCCTGGAGCGCGGGGTCGACCACGATGGTCCGCCACCAGTCGCTGCTCGACCTCGGCGACCTCGACGACTTCCTCCACCGGACTGCGCCCCGCCACGTCTACTTCTCGTCGGCGCGCTTCGCCGACCCCGGCGCCGGGGAGATGGACGAGAAGGGGTGGCAGTCGGCGGACCTGGTGTTCGACCTCGACGCCGACCACCTCCCGGGTGTCGATCCCGCGGAGACCGCCTACGCCGGGATGTTGGCGGCGTGCAAGGACGAACTCCGGAACCTGCTGTCGTTTCTCGACGACGACTTCGGGTTCGAGGAGACGCAGGTGGTGTTCTCCGGCGGCCGAGGGTACCACGTTCACGTCCGCGACCCCGAGATCCGCGACCTCGACAGCGAGGCGCGGCGGGAGATCGTCGACTACGTCCGCGCGATCGATCTGGACCGCGAGGGGCTGATCGGGACCGAATCCGTCCAGGGCACCACCCGACGGGTGCTCCGCCGGCGCGGCGGGTGGGGCGCGCGGGTCCACGCCCGGCTCGTCGACCTCGCCGAAACCCTCCGGGAGACGGAGGAAGCGGCGGCGCTCGAACGGCTCCAGGAACTCGACGGGATCGGCGAGGGCCGCGCCGAAACCATCCTCGGGCAACTCCAACACAACTTCGACGCCATCCGCGCGGGCAACGTCGAAGCCGGCGGCCCGGGCACGCGGATCCTCGTCGACGCGCTCGCCGAGGAGACGGTCGCCGAGGAGACCGCGCCGATCGACGAGCCGGTGACCACCGACACCAAACGGCTCATCCGGCTTCCGGGGAGCCTCCACGGCGGCTCCGGGCTGGTGGTGACGCCGCTCTCGCGGTCCGAGATCGACGGGTTCCGGCCGCTCGAGGACGCGGTTCCGGACCGGTTCCGCGGCCGCGACATCCGGATCACCGTCACCGACCCCGGGGAAGTCACCTTCGACGGCGACACGTTTAGTATCCAGGAGGGAGAGCAACCGATCGAGGAGTGTCTCGGCGTCTTCCTGATGACCAGAGGTCGCGCCGAGAAACGCACGGAGTGA
- a CDS encoding mechanosensitive ion channel family protein: MWLGTPPAVASVAAVQGGLVAVVPEWAKFPGWKWVAAALVIVAGVLLSRYVVRLAGRPIARRFRRQSVAQMVLRLVRGSIIAVTLVAAASILGFELGNVVLSVTVFSAVLGIVLAPIVGSAINGLFILADEPYEIGDMIELQDGRRGFVDEITIRYTKLFTLQNTFLVVPNSTMREQLVTNYSAEDERVRLKLDVLVTYESDTERARTLMRQAAREDDAVVRGGPDIRIGSARYPARPTVLRASFADDGVLLRLRYWVTKPYRIPTVESRIRDRIWDSFRSDEADIRFAYPHRHLVFDDTSGTLDASVDADRGAAEGRPAAPRRQRSADGQHPGDGE, encoded by the coding sequence ATGTGGCTGGGCACACCGCCCGCTGTGGCGTCGGTCGCCGCCGTCCAGGGTGGGTTGGTCGCGGTCGTGCCGGAGTGGGCCAAGTTTCCGGGGTGGAAGTGGGTCGCGGCGGCGCTCGTGATCGTTGCTGGAGTCCTGCTCTCGCGGTACGTCGTCCGGCTGGCCGGCCGGCCGATCGCACGGCGGTTCCGTCGGCAGAGCGTCGCACAGATGGTCCTCCGGCTCGTCCGGGGGAGCATCATCGCGGTCACCCTCGTTGCCGCCGCGTCCATCCTGGGGTTCGAGCTGGGCAACGTCGTGCTGTCGGTCACGGTCTTCTCGGCGGTCCTGGGGATCGTCCTCGCGCCGATCGTCGGCAGCGCGATCAACGGGCTGTTCATCCTCGCGGACGAGCCCTACGAGATCGGCGACATGATCGAACTGCAGGACGGCCGCCGTGGGTTCGTCGACGAGATCACGATCCGGTACACCAAGCTGTTCACCCTCCAAAACACCTTTCTGGTGGTCCCCAACTCCACGATGCGGGAGCAGCTTGTGACCAACTACTCCGCGGAGGACGAACGCGTGCGACTGAAGCTCGACGTGCTGGTGACCTACGAATCCGACACGGAACGGGCACGGACGCTAATGCGGCAGGCCGCAAGGGAGGACGACGCGGTGGTCCGCGGCGGCCCCGACATCCGGATCGGGAGCGCGCGATACCCCGCCCGCCCGACGGTGTTGCGGGCGTCGTTCGCCGACGACGGGGTCCTGCTCAGGCTCCGATACTGGGTCACGAAGCCCTACCGGATCCCGACGGTCGAATCGCGGATCCGGGATCGGATCTGGGACTCCTTCCGATCCGACGAGGCGGACATCAGGTTCGCGTACCCCCACCGGCACCTGGTGTTCGACGACACCAGCGGCACGCTCGACGCCAGCGTCGACGCCGACAGGGGAGCGGCAGAAGGGCGGCCGGCCGCGCCGCGCCGACAGCGCTCGGCGGACGGGCAGCACCCCGGCGACGGGGAGTGA
- the trmB gene encoding HTH-type sugar sensing transcriptional regulator TrmB, whose product MTDDLRSTLERVGERFNLGEYEIEAYLAVLEHGELTASEIADRTEIPQPRVYDTVRSLSDRGLVELRESRPMKIVAVAPEDALGGVRQSLDDLVDELEARYTAPARETEAVSLVKSRSTILRYVEEIIDGAEFELVLSLTPDLLRRFREDLAAAIDDGVSIDLLVTPASRAPDPAEFDYGEVSTIARARRGITTPVLAVADGNYSIYATQDALRDDRERYGVIFNRSALGFLVSGFFGTVLWSTAETLSTDGKRRPFPRRYASIRRAVKDVRELDGPFYASITGRDVESGDPVLVEGEVETTTFEETEEVASLRLETDDGVLEVGGLVASLEDVEAQEILLGRDGVPDRDSFDSRAQD is encoded by the coding sequence ATGACCGACGACCTCAGGTCGACTCTCGAACGGGTCGGCGAGCGGTTCAACCTCGGCGAGTACGAGATCGAGGCGTATCTGGCGGTCTTAGAGCACGGGGAACTCACCGCCTCCGAGATCGCGGATCGGACCGAGATCCCGCAGCCGCGGGTGTACGACACGGTCCGGAGCCTCTCGGATCGGGGGCTGGTCGAACTCCGGGAGTCGCGGCCGATGAAGATCGTCGCGGTCGCCCCGGAGGACGCCCTCGGCGGGGTCAGACAGTCGCTCGACGACCTCGTCGACGAACTCGAAGCGCGCTACACCGCCCCGGCCAGGGAGACGGAGGCGGTCTCGCTGGTGAAGTCGCGGTCGACGATCCTCCGGTACGTCGAGGAGATCATCGACGGCGCGGAGTTCGAGCTCGTGCTCTCGCTGACGCCCGATCTGCTCCGTCGGTTCCGGGAGGACCTGGCGGCCGCGATCGACGACGGCGTGAGCATCGATCTGCTGGTGACGCCCGCCTCGCGTGCGCCGGACCCCGCGGAGTTCGACTACGGCGAGGTGTCGACGATCGCCCGGGCCCGCCGCGGGATCACCACTCCAGTTCTGGCGGTCGCAGACGGCAACTACTCGATCTATGCGACCCAGGACGCGCTGCGGGACGACCGGGAGCGGTACGGCGTGATCTTCAACCGGTCGGCGCTTGGCTTTCTGGTGTCGGGCTTCTTCGGGACCGTTCTGTGGTCGACCGCCGAGACGCTCTCGACCGACGGCAAGCGCCGACCCTTCCCCCGGCGGTACGCCTCGATCCGCCGCGCGGTGAAGGACGTCCGGGAACTCGACGGGCCGTTCTACGCCTCCATCACCGGCCGCGACGTCGAGAGCGGCGACCCGGTACTCGTCGAAGGGGAAGTCGAGACGACGACGTTCGAGGAGACCGAGGAGGTGGCGTCGCTCCGTCTCGAAACCGACGACGGCGTCCTCGAGGTCGGCGGCCTCGTCGCGTCGTTGGAGGACGTCGAGGCCCAGGAGATCCTCCTCGGGCGCGACGGGGTCCCGGACCGCGACAGCTTCGACTCGCGGGCCCAGGACTGA
- a CDS encoding ABC transporter permease translates to MSGDPPSSVTRLRRPELLVPALLGGLLVVYVLVPFVAFLSRTRTAGIVAGLSEPGARTAIRNSLLTAPVSTAVATVSGVPLAYVLARRSFPGKRVVESLVVLPLVLPPVVGGAMLLTAVGRFTPIGSVAAAAGVPLTGSLLGVVLAQTFVAAPFVVVTARAGFGAIDERLERASRSLGYGPLATFRNVSLPLARGSILAGVVLTFARAVGEFGATMMVAYNPRTMPTRIWVDFITGGIDEIVPVAVALLVVALGVLTAVQRVGRVPTVVDQ, encoded by the coding sequence GTGAGCGGCGACCCTCCCTCGTCGGTGACGCGGCTCCGGCGTCCCGAACTGCTCGTGCCGGCGCTTCTCGGCGGGCTGTTGGTGGTGTACGTGCTCGTCCCGTTCGTGGCGTTCCTCTCGCGGACGAGGACCGCCGGGATCGTCGCCGGCCTGTCGGAGCCGGGGGCACGGACCGCGATACGGAACTCGCTTCTCACGGCGCCGGTCTCGACCGCAGTCGCGACGGTGTCGGGCGTGCCCCTGGCGTACGTCCTCGCACGCCGGTCGTTCCCCGGGAAACGGGTAGTCGAGTCACTCGTCGTGTTGCCGCTGGTGCTCCCACCGGTCGTCGGCGGGGCGATGCTGCTGACCGCCGTGGGCCGGTTCACGCCGATCGGAAGCGTCGCGGCGGCGGCGGGGGTACCGCTGACGGGCAGTCTCCTCGGCGTCGTCCTCGCGCAGACGTTCGTGGCCGCCCCGTTCGTCGTCGTCACCGCTCGCGCGGGGTTCGGCGCGATCGACGAGCGCTTAGAGCGGGCGTCGCGGTCGCTGGGGTACGGCCCGCTTGCGACGTTCCGGAACGTCTCGCTCCCCCTCGCCCGTGGGTCGATCCTCGCCGGGGTCGTCCTGACGTTCGCGCGGGCCGTCGGCGAGTTCGGCGCGACGATGATGGTGGCGTACAACCCGCGAACGATGCCAACCCGGATCTGGGTCGACTTCATCACCGGCGGGATCGACGAGATCGTCCCGGTCGCGGTGGCGCTGCTCGTCGTCGCGCTCGGGGTCCTGACCGCGGTCCAGCGGGTCGGGCGCGTCCCGACGGTGGTCGACCAGTGA
- a CDS encoding DUF7350 domain-containing protein, which translates to MNRREVLAGAGTAAITSLAGCGGVSGLFARPTPEGVYVPDHVEGMEMVGTATLGDVRVGLTYSYPHRFWTVERDGDGYGTSRVDIADDDTVHLMAVPWDPETELVLPNTGLSVAIRTQGELVSQEVIYPMLSQRMGFHYGANFPLDGDGTYEVTVSVGGLSIPRYGGYEGRFDGAAEATIPFEFSADALSAIPYRQLDERRFQPGAVDPMSMDAVPTGVAPDPLPGSQLGRGTSGDAVFLGSVVTADRFGPDPYLAVSARTPYNGLVIPGAGLSASVEGSGPVRLDAAIDPELGFHYGRAVPGLTPASDVEVAVDVPPQVARHVGYETAFLEMPSFTLDAE; encoded by the coding sequence ATGAACCGCCGCGAGGTCCTCGCCGGCGCCGGGACCGCCGCGATCACGTCGCTCGCCGGGTGCGGCGGCGTCTCGGGGCTGTTCGCGCGCCCGACGCCGGAGGGCGTCTACGTTCCCGACCACGTCGAGGGGATGGAGATGGTGGGGACGGCCACGCTCGGCGACGTCCGCGTCGGGCTGACGTACTCGTACCCCCACCGCTTTTGGACGGTCGAACGCGACGGCGACGGGTACGGGACGAGTCGGGTCGACATCGCGGACGACGATACGGTCCACCTGATGGCCGTTCCGTGGGACCCCGAAACCGAACTGGTGCTGCCGAACACCGGCCTCTCGGTCGCGATCCGGACTCAGGGAGAGCTCGTGAGCCAGGAGGTCATCTACCCGATGCTCTCACAGCGGATGGGGTTTCACTACGGCGCGAACTTCCCGCTCGACGGCGACGGGACCTACGAGGTGACCGTGAGCGTCGGCGGGCTCTCGATCCCGCGGTACGGCGGCTACGAGGGGCGGTTCGACGGGGCCGCCGAGGCGACGATCCCCTTCGAGTTCTCCGCGGACGCCCTCTCGGCGATCCCCTACCGACAGCTCGACGAGCGGCGGTTCCAGCCCGGCGCCGTCGATCCGATGTCGATGGACGCGGTCCCGACGGGCGTTGCGCCCGACCCGCTTCCGGGGTCGCAACTCGGCCGCGGGACGAGCGGCGACGCCGTCTTCTTAGGCAGCGTCGTCACCGCGGACCGCTTCGGCCCCGACCCGTACCTCGCCGTCTCGGCACGGACGCCGTACAACGGGCTGGTCATCCCCGGAGCGGGGCTCTCGGCGTCGGTCGAGGGGAGCGGTCCGGTCCGGCTGGACGCGGCGATCGACCCCGAACTCGGATTCCACTACGGACGCGCCGTCCCCGGCCTCACGCCGGCGAGCGACGTCGAGGTCGCCGTCGACGTCCCCCCGCAGGTCGCCCGGCACGTCGGGTACGAGACCGCGTTTCTGGAGATGCCGTCGTTCACGCTGGACGCGGAGTAG
- a CDS encoding ATP-binding cassette domain-containing protein, with product MILELDGVTHRYGEDLAVENVSLGVESGTLVGVLGPSGCGKTTLVRAIAGHLRPTAGRVRLRGVDVTDDPPESRRIGLVFQEPTLYPHMSVAENVAYGVAAREADPEGRDAAVAEHLELVGLADRADAAPRSLSGGQRRRVELARALAPEPDLLVLDEPLSALDRSLRTRLREEIGRLHRKTGVATLFVTHDQTDALALADRLVVMAEGRVAAAGTPRELYESPPTPFVASFLGRSTTVRGTLVGTSPPRVGVGDGELRLDAAATERSVGGTVTLHARPRTLGVRPVGDAGSADAAVSDDESDAMPTRSLRGEVTGVADAGRRYDVRVAVADGEEVVVERTATPPSAGEEVAVELPPGAVTVFGSDFEASGEWDPDTAPERRN from the coding sequence GTGATCCTCGAACTCGACGGAGTCACCCACCGATACGGCGAGGACCTGGCAGTCGAGAACGTCTCCCTCGGCGTCGAATCGGGGACGCTCGTCGGCGTGCTGGGCCCGAGCGGGTGCGGCAAGACCACGCTGGTCCGGGCGATCGCGGGCCACCTCCGTCCGACGGCCGGGCGCGTCCGCCTCCGCGGCGTGGACGTCACCGACGACCCGCCGGAGTCACGCCGCATCGGCCTGGTGTTTCAGGAACCGACGCTGTATCCGCATATGAGCGTCGCGGAGAACGTCGCCTACGGCGTGGCGGCACGCGAGGCCGACCCGGAGGGTCGGGACGCCGCCGTCGCGGAGCATCTCGAACTGGTGGGCCTCGCCGACCGGGCGGACGCCGCGCCGCGGAGTCTGAGCGGCGGGCAGCGCCGGCGGGTCGAACTCGCCCGGGCGCTCGCGCCGGAGCCGGATCTGCTGGTTCTCGACGAACCCCTGTCGGCGCTCGACCGGTCGCTGCGGACCCGGCTCCGCGAGGAGATCGGCCGGTTACACCGGAAGACCGGGGTGGCGACGCTGTTCGTCACCCACGATCAGACTGACGCGTTGGCGCTCGCCGACCGGCTGGTGGTGATGGCCGAGGGCCGGGTCGCCGCCGCGGGGACGCCCCGGGAACTCTACGAGTCGCCGCCGACGCCGTTCGTCGCCTCCTTTCTGGGCCGCTCGACCACGGTGCGGGGGACGCTCGTCGGCACGTCGCCGCCGCGTGTCGGGGTCGGGGACGGGGAACTCCGCCTCGACGCCGCGGCGACCGAACGGTCCGTCGGCGGGACCGTGACACTCCACGCCCGGCCGCGGACCCTGGGGGTGCGTCCGGTCGGCGACGCCGGGTCGGCTGACGCCGCGGTATCGGACGACGAGTCGGACGCGATGCCGACCCGGTCGCTCCGCGGCGAGGTAACGGGGGTTGCGGATGCGGGTCGGCGGTACGACGTACGCGTCGCGGTCGCTGACGGCGAGGAGGTCGTCGTCGAACGGACGGCCACCCCGCCGTCGGCCGGCGAGGAAGTCGCGGTCGAACTCCCGCCGGGAGCAGTGACGGTGTTCGGCTCTGACTTCGAGGCGTCGGGCGAGTGGGACCCGGACACCGCCCCGGAGCGCCGGAACTGA
- a CDS encoding extracellular solute-binding protein produces MVASDGGPHRTRREFLAAGTAAAFGGVAGCLGGGTRAVSVLSAGSLARTFEEHVGPAFESETGIELRGEYHGTNALIRMIEERTKVPDVIVSADATLLRDRLYGSVTDWDVEFAANSLGIGYDTRTRTGRRIADGDPWYEVAPDADPGDVAIADPDLDPLGYRAVQALELAGRAHDRPNLKADLLDAVYREPKEPQLLTGVTTGSRAAAVVYRNMAVDHGIAFAEFPDEYNFADPDLADHYATAEYTTDDGYTAVGRPILYNVTVCDGADATAAGRRLVEFLVDNLDRLTAAGLSVDERFPRTVGDTPEAIDL; encoded by the coding sequence ATGGTTGCATCGGACGGCGGGCCACACCGCACCCGACGGGAGTTCCTCGCCGCGGGAACGGCGGCAGCGTTCGGCGGCGTCGCCGGGTGTCTGGGCGGCGGTACCCGCGCGGTCAGCGTGCTGTCGGCCGGGAGCCTCGCGCGGACCTTCGAGGAGCACGTCGGGCCGGCGTTCGAATCGGAGACGGGGATCGAACTCCGGGGGGAGTACCACGGCACCAACGCCCTGATCCGGATGATCGAAGAGCGGACGAAGGTCCCGGACGTGATCGTGAGCGCCGACGCAACCTTGCTACGGGACCGGCTCTACGGATCGGTCACCGACTGGGACGTCGAGTTCGCCGCAAACAGCCTCGGAATCGGATACGACACCCGGACCCGAACGGGCCGCCGCATCGCCGACGGTGACCCGTGGTACGAGGTGGCTCCGGACGCCGACCCCGGCGACGTCGCGATCGCGGATCCCGACCTCGACCCGCTGGGCTACCGGGCGGTGCAGGCCCTCGAGTTGGCCGGGCGGGCCCACGACCGTCCGAATCTGAAGGCGGACCTGCTCGATGCCGTCTACCGCGAGCCCAAGGAGCCACAGCTACTGACGGGCGTCACGACGGGATCGCGGGCGGCCGCGGTCGTCTACCGGAACATGGCCGTCGACCACGGGATCGCGTTCGCCGAGTTCCCCGACGAGTACAACTTCGCGGATCCCGACCTGGCGGACCACTACGCCACGGCCGAATACACCACCGACGATGGGTACACCGCGGTCGGACGGCCGATCCTCTACAACGTCACCGTGTGCGACGGCGCCGACGCGACGGCGGCGGGCCGCCGGCTCGTTGAGTTTCTCGTCGACAACCTCGACCGGCTGACCGCCGCTGGACTCTCCGTTGACGAGCGGTTTCCGCGGACCGTCGGCGACACCCCGGAGGCGATCGACCTGTGA
- a CDS encoding endonuclease III domain-containing protein, translated as MSEEPQENIAGDDAVAAAFEPGTAGTRAEAVVDRLGELYWQKTYGGTDAFECLVRTILSQNTSDVASQPAHDALMERYGDGDLVDALADAEQSELAETISSAGLYNRKSEVIIDAAERIRGTYGGAAAFDEFVREDDPETVREALLDIHGVGPKTADCVLLFAGGREGVFPVDTHVHRIARRTGLAPADADHEAVRARLEADVPATKCGFGHTAMIQFGREYCSARNPACLDGPEACPLYDRCDRVGVDEVGESVVDPAEAAD; from the coding sequence ATGTCCGAGGAGCCGCAGGAGAACATCGCCGGCGACGACGCCGTCGCCGCGGCGTTCGAGCCCGGGACCGCGGGGACCCGCGCGGAGGCGGTCGTCGACCGACTCGGCGAGTTGTACTGGCAGAAGACCTACGGCGGCACCGACGCCTTCGAGTGTCTGGTCCGGACGATCCTCTCGCAGAACACGAGCGACGTGGCGTCCCAGCCCGCCCACGACGCGTTGATGGAGCGGTACGGCGACGGCGACCTCGTGGACGCCCTGGCCGACGCCGAGCAGTCAGAACTCGCGGAGACGATCTCCTCTGCGGGCCTGTACAACCGGAAGTCGGAGGTGATCATCGACGCCGCCGAACGGATCCGCGGGACGTACGGCGGTGCCGCGGCGTTCGACGAGTTCGTCCGCGAGGACGACCCCGAGACGGTGCGCGAGGCGCTCCTCGACATCCACGGGGTCGGGCCGAAGACCGCCGACTGCGTGCTCCTCTTTGCGGGCGGGCGTGAGGGCGTTTTCCCCGTCGACACGCACGTCCACCGGATCGCCCGCCGGACGGGGCTTGCCCCCGCCGACGCCGACCACGAGGCGGTCCGGGCACGGTTGGAGGCGGACGTGCCCGCGACGAAATGCGGGTTCGGCCACACCGCGATGATCCAGTTCGGCCGCGAGTACTGCAGCGCCCGAAACCCGGCGTGTCTCGACGGCCCGGAGGCGTGTCCGCTCTACGACCGTTGTGACCGCGTCGGCGTCGACGAGGTCGGCGAGTCGGTCGTCGACCCCGCGGAGGCAGCCGACTGA